From Topomyia yanbarensis strain Yona2022 chromosome 1, ASM3024719v1, whole genome shotgun sequence, one genomic window encodes:
- the LOC131677767 gene encoding pro-resilin-like isoform X2, which yields MKFQCRLSALFVLYCALGPAFAASLTKREAPLPGGSYLPPSSGGGAGGYPPAGPPSGTYGPPSNGNGGGYPSGGSSPSQQYGAPTQGGGFGGQTPSQQYGAPSIPSQQYSAPSNGNGNGFGPRPQAPSQQYGAPSQGGSFGGSSPAQQYGAPSAPSQQYGAPSNGFGGRAQAPSQQYGAPSNGHGSRPQAPSQQYGAPSGGAPSQQYGAPSGGAPSQQYGAPSGGAPSQQYGAPSQQYGAPNNGNGGSRPQTPSQQYGAPSQQHGGPSHGNGGSRPQAPSQQYGAPSQQYGAPSSGNGGSRPQAPSQQYGAPTGGAPSQQYGAPSNGNGHGSAPSQQYGAPSQQYGAPSNGNGGSRPQAPSQQYGAPSGGAPSQQYGAPSGGAPSQQYGAPSSGAPSQQYGTPSNGNGHGSSGAFRPQAPSQQYGAPSSGVPSQQYGAPAQSRQSGPPATSYGVPAGPSNGGRPSSQYGAPAPGGNGNGFGGRPSQQYGAPSSAVGRPSSQYGAPAPGGNGNGYSPSQQYGAPSAGGNGNGFGARPSQQYGAPAPSSNGNGFGARPSQQYGAPSSAVSRSSSQYGAPAPGGNGNGHGPSQQYGAPAPGGNGFGARPSQSYGTPSASSSRPSSQYGAPAPGGNGGTPSSQYGAPGNGHSGSPSSQYGAPSAPSQQYGAPSQSSSSQFGAISAPSQQYGAPSNGNKHSSGGYQSSAAAGNGFSQASFSASSYSSNGNGASSSSGYSSGKPESSIPDTIPQSYTSGGGYNY from the exons ATGAAATTCCAATGCAGGCTATCAGCACTTTTTGTGCTGTACTGTGCCCTCGGACCAGCATTCGCGGCATCACTCACTAAGCGAGAGGCACCTCTTCCTGGCGGTAGCTATCTGCCACCGTCAAGCGGAGGAGGTGCAGGTGGTTATCCACCTGCTGGACCGCCAAGCGGAACCTATGGGCCCCCGAGTAATGGTAACGGAGGTGGTTATCCGTCTGGCGGAAGTTCTCCATCGCAGCAGTATGGTGCACCAACGCAGGGTGGCGGCTTCGGAGGACAAACTCCTTCTCAACAATATGGAGCACCATCCATACCATCTCAACAGTACAGTGCTCCATCTAACGGTAACGGAAACGGTTTTGGACCACGTCCACAAGCTCCATCTCAGCAATATGGCGCTCCATCTCAAGGAGGCAGTTTCGGCGGATCATCTCCAGCTCAACAATACGGTGCTCCATCAGCTCCATCACAGCAATATGGTGCTCCATCAAACGGCTTCGGTGGACGTGCACAAGCACCTTCCCAACAATACGGTGCCCCAAGTAATGGTCATGGCTCGCG TCCCCAAGCCCCATCTCAGCAGTATGGTGCCCCATCTGGGGGTGCTCCTTCGCAACAGTATGGTGCCCCATCTGGCGGTGCTCCCTCTCAGCAGTACGGTGCCCCATCTGGCGGTGCTCCATCACAACAGTATGGCGCCCCATCGCAACAGTACGGTGCTCCAAATAACGGAAACGGTGGATCTCGTCCACAAACTCCTTCGCAACAGTACGGTGCCCCATCTCAGCAACACGGTGGCCCAAGCCATGGAAACGGTGGATCTCGTCCTCAAGCTCCATCTCAACAGTACGGTGCCCCATCTCAGCAATACGGAGCTCCAAGCAGCGGAAACGGTGGATCTCGCCCTCAAGCCCCATCTCAGCAATACGGTGCTCCAACCGGGGGTGCGCCCTCTCAACAGTATGGAGCCCCAAGTAACGGAAATGGACACGGTAGCGCTCCCTCTCAGCAATACGGTGCTCCATCACAACAGTACGGTGCCCCCAGTAACGGAAATGGTGGATCCCGTCCACAAGCTCCATCTCAACAATACGGTGCACCATCCGGTGGTGCTCCATCCCAGCAATACGGAGCCCCGTCTGGCGGTGCACCATCCCAGCAATACGGCGCCCCATCCAGTGGTGCTCCTTCCCAGCAATACGGAACTCCAAGCAATGGCAATGGTCATGGCTCCAGTGGTGCATTCCG CCCACAAGCTCCTTCTCAGCAATACGGAGCTCCATCGAGCGGTGTACCATCTCAACAATACGGCGCGCCGGCTCAGTCTCGCCAGTCCGGACCTCCGGCCACTAGTTATGGTGTTCCAGCTGGTCCTTCCAATGGAGGACGTCCTTCTAGCCAGTATGGTGCCCCTGCTCCAGGAggaaatggaaatggatttGGAGGACGCCCAAGTCAACAGTATGGAGCACCATCGTCTGCAGTGGGCCGTCCTTCGAGTCAATATGGAGCACCCGCTCCAGGAGGTAATGGAAACGGATACTCTCCATCTCAACAATATGGTGCCCCGTCTGCAGGTGGCAATGGAAATGGTTTCGGAGCACGCCCATCTCAGCAATATGGTGCCCCAGCTCCATCCAGTAACGGAAATGGTTTTGGAGCACGTCCCTCTCAACAGTATGGAGCACCGTCTTCCGCGGTGAGCCGTTCTTCAAGCCAGTACGGAGCGCCTGCTCCAGGAGGAAATGGAAACGGACATGGACCATCTCAGCAATACGGAGCACCGGCTCCCGGTGGAAATGGCTTCGGAGCTCGCCCAAGCCAATCCTATGGTACACCATCCGCTAGTTCCAGCCGCCCTTCTTCTCAATACGGCGCCCCAGCTCCGGGTGGTAATGGAGGAACTCCATCTTCACAATACGGTGCTCCTGGAAATGGACATAGTGGCTCTCCTTCTTCTCAATATGGAGCCCCTTCAGCACCATCTCAGCAATACGGTGCTCCCAGCCAATCCTCATCTTCCCAATTCGGTGCCATTTCCGCTCCATCTCAACAGTACGGTGCCCCAAGTAACGGTAACAAGCACAGCAGTGGAGGTTACCAATCGAGTGCAGCAGCCGGAAATGGATTTTCGCAAGCCTCGTTCTCGGCCAGTAGTTATTCGTCGAACGGCAATGGAGCATCTTCTAGCAGCGGATACAGTTCCGGTAAACCCGAATCGTCCATTCCAGACACCATTCCACAATCATACACTTCAGGTGGTGGCTACAATTACTAA
- the LOC131677767 gene encoding pro-resilin-like isoform X1 gives MLGRTVTNMKFQCRLSALFVLYCALGPAFAASLTKREAPLPGGSYLPPSSGGGAGGYPPAGPPSGTYGPPSNGNGGGYPSGGSSPSQQYGAPTQGGGFGGQTPSQQYGAPSIPSQQYSAPSNGNGNGFGPRPQAPSQQYGAPSQGGSFGGSSPAQQYGAPSAPSQQYGAPSNGFGGRAQAPSQQYGAPSNGHGSRPQAPSQQYGAPSGGAPSQQYGAPSGGAPSQQYGAPSGGAPSQQYGAPSQQYGAPNNGNGGSRPQTPSQQYGAPSQQHGGPSHGNGGSRPQAPSQQYGAPSQQYGAPSSGNGGSRPQAPSQQYGAPTGGAPSQQYGAPSNGNGHGSAPSQQYGAPSQQYGAPSNGNGGSRPQAPSQQYGAPSGGAPSQQYGAPSGGAPSQQYGAPSSGAPSQQYGTPSNGNGHGSSGAFRPQAPSQQYGAPSSGVPSQQYGAPAQSRQSGPPATSYGVPAGPSNGGRPSSQYGAPAPGGNGNGFGGRPSQQYGAPSSAVGRPSSQYGAPAPGGNGNGYSPSQQYGAPSAGGNGNGFGARPSQQYGAPAPSSNGNGFGARPSQQYGAPSSAVSRSSSQYGAPAPGGNGNGHGPSQQYGAPAPGGNGFGARPSQSYGTPSASSSRPSSQYGAPAPGGNGGTPSSQYGAPGNGHSGSPSSQYGAPSAPSQQYGAPSQSSSSQFGAISAPSQQYGAPSNGNKHSSGGYQSSAAAGNGFSQASFSASSYSSNGNGASSSSGYSSGKPESSIPDTIPQSYTSGGGYNY, from the exons ACAAACATGAAATTCCAATGCAGGCTATCAGCACTTTTTGTGCTGTACTGTGCCCTCGGACCAGCATTCGCGGCATCACTCACTAAGCGAGAGGCACCTCTTCCTGGCGGTAGCTATCTGCCACCGTCAAGCGGAGGAGGTGCAGGTGGTTATCCACCTGCTGGACCGCCAAGCGGAACCTATGGGCCCCCGAGTAATGGTAACGGAGGTGGTTATCCGTCTGGCGGAAGTTCTCCATCGCAGCAGTATGGTGCACCAACGCAGGGTGGCGGCTTCGGAGGACAAACTCCTTCTCAACAATATGGAGCACCATCCATACCATCTCAACAGTACAGTGCTCCATCTAACGGTAACGGAAACGGTTTTGGACCACGTCCACAAGCTCCATCTCAGCAATATGGCGCTCCATCTCAAGGAGGCAGTTTCGGCGGATCATCTCCAGCTCAACAATACGGTGCTCCATCAGCTCCATCACAGCAATATGGTGCTCCATCAAACGGCTTCGGTGGACGTGCACAAGCACCTTCCCAACAATACGGTGCCCCAAGTAATGGTCATGGCTCGCG TCCCCAAGCCCCATCTCAGCAGTATGGTGCCCCATCTGGGGGTGCTCCTTCGCAACAGTATGGTGCCCCATCTGGCGGTGCTCCCTCTCAGCAGTACGGTGCCCCATCTGGCGGTGCTCCATCACAACAGTATGGCGCCCCATCGCAACAGTACGGTGCTCCAAATAACGGAAACGGTGGATCTCGTCCACAAACTCCTTCGCAACAGTACGGTGCCCCATCTCAGCAACACGGTGGCCCAAGCCATGGAAACGGTGGATCTCGTCCTCAAGCTCCATCTCAACAGTACGGTGCCCCATCTCAGCAATACGGAGCTCCAAGCAGCGGAAACGGTGGATCTCGCCCTCAAGCCCCATCTCAGCAATACGGTGCTCCAACCGGGGGTGCGCCCTCTCAACAGTATGGAGCCCCAAGTAACGGAAATGGACACGGTAGCGCTCCCTCTCAGCAATACGGTGCTCCATCACAACAGTACGGTGCCCCCAGTAACGGAAATGGTGGATCCCGTCCACAAGCTCCATCTCAACAATACGGTGCACCATCCGGTGGTGCTCCATCCCAGCAATACGGAGCCCCGTCTGGCGGTGCACCATCCCAGCAATACGGCGCCCCATCCAGTGGTGCTCCTTCCCAGCAATACGGAACTCCAAGCAATGGCAATGGTCATGGCTCCAGTGGTGCATTCCG CCCACAAGCTCCTTCTCAGCAATACGGAGCTCCATCGAGCGGTGTACCATCTCAACAATACGGCGCGCCGGCTCAGTCTCGCCAGTCCGGACCTCCGGCCACTAGTTATGGTGTTCCAGCTGGTCCTTCCAATGGAGGACGTCCTTCTAGCCAGTATGGTGCCCCTGCTCCAGGAggaaatggaaatggatttGGAGGACGCCCAAGTCAACAGTATGGAGCACCATCGTCTGCAGTGGGCCGTCCTTCGAGTCAATATGGAGCACCCGCTCCAGGAGGTAATGGAAACGGATACTCTCCATCTCAACAATATGGTGCCCCGTCTGCAGGTGGCAATGGAAATGGTTTCGGAGCACGCCCATCTCAGCAATATGGTGCCCCAGCTCCATCCAGTAACGGAAATGGTTTTGGAGCACGTCCCTCTCAACAGTATGGAGCACCGTCTTCCGCGGTGAGCCGTTCTTCAAGCCAGTACGGAGCGCCTGCTCCAGGAGGAAATGGAAACGGACATGGACCATCTCAGCAATACGGAGCACCGGCTCCCGGTGGAAATGGCTTCGGAGCTCGCCCAAGCCAATCCTATGGTACACCATCCGCTAGTTCCAGCCGCCCTTCTTCTCAATACGGCGCCCCAGCTCCGGGTGGTAATGGAGGAACTCCATCTTCACAATACGGTGCTCCTGGAAATGGACATAGTGGCTCTCCTTCTTCTCAATATGGAGCCCCTTCAGCACCATCTCAGCAATACGGTGCTCCCAGCCAATCCTCATCTTCCCAATTCGGTGCCATTTCCGCTCCATCTCAACAGTACGGTGCCCCAAGTAACGGTAACAAGCACAGCAGTGGAGGTTACCAATCGAGTGCAGCAGCCGGAAATGGATTTTCGCAAGCCTCGTTCTCGGCCAGTAGTTATTCGTCGAACGGCAATGGAGCATCTTCTAGCAGCGGATACAGTTCCGGTAAACCCGAATCGTCCATTCCAGACACCATTCCACAATCATACACTTCAGGTGGTGGCTACAATTACTAA